The stretch of DNA TCCTTGAGATCGTTCTGCACCAGGGTCCACATCCAGTCGGTCGCCTGCAGCCGCCGTTTCCCGGCAAACTCGCCACTCGCCTGCATCCTCTCGCGAAAGGCCATGACGGTCAGCCAGGCATCGTCGATTCCTTGCTGCTGCAGGGCACTGCAGAGCAGCACGGGAACCTGCCAGTTCGCACTCTTCGGCTTGAGCAGGTGGAGGGCGTTGACATACTGGCGCCGGGCCAGCTCGGCGCGCTGGCGTCCCTCGCCTTCTGCTTTGTTGATCACTATGGCGTCAGCAATTTCCATGACCCCTTTTTTGATCCCCTGCAACTCGTCGCCGGCGCCCGGCAACTGCAGCAGCAGAAAAAAATCGACCATGGAGGCGACGGTAATCTCCGACTGGCCGACGCCGACCGTCTCGACAATCACGACGTCGTAGCCGGCGGCCTCACAGACCAGCATGGTTTCGCGGGTCTTGCGCGCCACCCCGCCGAGCGTATCGCCGGCCGGGGAGGGACGGATGAAGGCCCGGGCCTCGCGGGAAAGTCTCTCCATGCGGGTCTTGTCGCCGAGAATGCTGCCGCCCGAGAGTTGGGAAGAGGGATCGACAGCCAGCACGGCGACCTTGTGCCCTTGTTCGATAAGATGGAGACCGAGGGCTTCGATGAAGGTGCTCTTGCCGGCCCCGGGCACTCCGGAGATGCCGACGCGGATGGAGTTGCCGGAATAGGGCAGCAGTTCGTCGAGAAGGGTGGTGGCGGCAAGGGAGTGGTCGAGATTGCGGCTCTCGATCAGGGTGATGGCCTTGGCCAGGGCGCGAAGGTTGCCACCCTTGACACCCTCGGCGATTTCGTGGAGTTTAATCAATGCCTTAACCGGATACGGAGAAGAAGAAAGAAGGGGCAGGCCAATGGCCCACCCCGTTGCATCCTGACAATTACCGGCGTTTTTCCTCTATGGCATCAAGGGTTTCTCCGGCCGAGACGGCGATCGGCGTGCCCGGCCCGAAGATTCGCGAAGCGCCGGCCGCGTAGAGGGCGTCGTAGTCCTGTCGCGGAATGACGCCTCCGCAGACGATGACGATGTCCTCGGCGCCGAGCGCTTTCAACTCCGCGGCCAACTGAGGAACGAGGGTCTTGTGCCCGGCAGCGAGACTGGAGACGCCGACGACATGCACGTCGTTCTCCACCGCCATCTTGGCCGCCTCTTCCGGCGTCTGGAAAAGGGGCCCCATGTCGACGTCAAAGCCGACATCGGCATAGGCCGTAGCCACTACCTTGGCGCCGCGGTCATGGCCGTCCTGGCCCATCTTGGCAATCAGGATGCGAGGCCGGCGACCTTCACTGGCGGCGAAGGCGTCGATGCGCTTTTTCAGTTCGGCAAAATCCTTGTCGCTTTCCACAATCGATCCGTAGGCTCCCGATACCAGTTTGATCTCGGCCCGATGCCGGCCGAAGACCTTTTCCATCGCATCGGAAATCTCGCCGACGCTGGCCCGCTCGCGGGCCGCCTCGACGCAGAGGCCGAGCAGATTTGCTTTGTTATCTTCGCACGCTCTGGTGATGGCGGCAAGGGCCTGCCGGCAGGCGGCCTCGTTGCGCGTGGTGCGAATCTTCTGCAGGCGGGCGATTTGAGCCTCGCGCACCGCGGTATTATCGATGTCGAGAACATCGAGCGGCTCTTCCTTGGCCAGCCGATATTTGTTGACGCCGACGATGACGTCGCGGCCGCTGTCGATGGCCGCCTGTTTTTTGGCCGCCGACTCCTCGATGCGCAGCTTGGGCATCCCCGACTCGATGGCCTTGGTCATGCCGCCAATCGCCTCGATCTCGTCGATAATCTTCTGCGCCTCCTCGATCAGTGAAGCGGTCAGCGCCTCGACATAATAGGACCCTCCCAGCGGATCGACAACCTTGGTGACGCCGGATTCCTCCTGGATGATCAACTGGGTGTTGCGGGCGATGCGCGCCGAGTGGTCGGTCGGCAGGGCGATCGCCTCGTCGAGGGCGTTGGTGTGCAGCGACTGGGTGCCGCCGAGTACCGCCGCCAGGGCCTCGAGGGTGGTGCGAATGACGTTGTTGTAGGGATCCTGCTCGGTGAGGCTCCAGCCCGAAGTCTGGCAGTGAGTGCGCAGCATCAGGGATTTGGCGTCCTTGGGATCGAACTGGCGCATCAGCTTCGACCAGAGGAAGCGGGCAGCCCGCAGCTTGGCGGCTTCCATGAAGAAGTTCATGCCGATGGCGAAAAAGAAGGAGAGCCGCGGTGCGAAAGCATCGACGTCCAGCCCCTTGGCGATGGCCGCCCGCACGTACTCGATTCCGTCGGCCAGCGTGAAGGCGAGTTCCAGGGCGTTGTTGGCGCCGGCCTCCTGGATATGGTAGCCGGAGATGGAGATCGAGTTGAAACGCGGCATGTGCCGACTGGTGTACTCTATGATGTCGGAGATGATCCGCATCGAGGGTTCCGGCGGGTAGATGTAGGTGTTGCGGACCATGAACTCCTTGAGGATGTCGTTCTGGATGGTCCCGGCCAACTGCTCCCGGGAAACCCCCTGCTCCTCGGCGGCGACGATGTACATCGCCAGAATCGGCAGGACCGCCCCGTTCATGGTCATGGAGACGGAGACCTTGTCGAGGGGGATGCTGTCGAAGAGGATCTTCATGTCCTCGATGGAGTCGATGGCGACCCCGGCTTTGCCGACATCACCGACCACCCGTGGATGGTCCGAGTCGTAACCGCGGTGGGTGGCCAGATCGAAGGCGACCGACAAGCCCTGTTGCCCGGCGGCGAGATTGCGCTTGTAGAAGGCGTTCGACTCCTCGGCGGTGGAGAAGCCGGCGTACTGGCGAATGGTCCAGGGACGGCCGGCGTACATCGAAGCCATCGGCCCGCGGACGAAAGGTTCAAACCCGGGCAGGGTGTCGGCGGTTTCCAGGTTTTCGGTGTCGGCTCGGGTGTACAGGGGCTTGATCCGGATCCCCTCCGGGGTATCCCACATCAGCCGGGAGAGGTCGTCGGCCTTAAGCTCCTTCTTGACCTTCTCCTGCCAGTTCGCAAGGGTTTTTTTTTGGCGCTCACTCATAGATTGCCCTCATTCACTGAGATTTGCCATTGATGAAATCGTCAAGGCGGGTACTTGATGGAATCAAGATCGGGACTTGCCCAGATTACCGGGTAACAACGGCGAGGACCTGGACTTCGCTTCCGTCGTAGGAAAGGAGACGGTGCTTCAGGGAAGAGTCGAAATAAACCGCATCCCCCTCCTCCAGCACCAACCGTTCGTCTTCGAGAATGACTTCCGCCTTCCCCTTGATGATCAGCAGAAATTCTTCCCCCTCATGATTGTAGAGGGTTTCCTCTCCGGCCCGCTCGGAAACGGTCAGGAGGAAGGGCTCCATCTTTTTGTTCCGCTTACGGAAGGAGAGGGCCTCGTAGGTATAGCCATGCCCGGTTCCCGCCTTGGAGATGACCCTGCTGACGACTCGACGCTCGCCCCGCTTGACCACTTCGTACTTGCGCTCCTCCTCGGTCTCCTCGAAGAAGAGTCCCATCTTGACGTCGAAGAAACGAGCGAGCTTGGAGAGAGTGGCAATCGGCGGGGAAACGTTATTGTTCTCGATCTGCGAGATCAGGGCCGGGGAGAAACCGGTCTCCCGCGCAACATCCTGCAGGGTCAGCTTGCGGGCCTTGCGCAGCTTCTTGATTTTGGAACCTATGTTGTACTCCATCCCCGAGCCCCTTAAAAATAAAAAAAGGTTCTATTATTCCCTCGGATATAACGGAAATGGTCGAAAATGTCAATCAAAATATTTTATTAAAGATAAAACTACTTTATCCAAATTTAAACGCACCTCCTTGTCTCCATTGACCGTTCAGAGGCTGTTCGGGACCGGCTTTCATTTTAATGATCCTTACAAACTTTCGTTTTGTTTTTCGCTTGTCTGCTCCACCCCGGGACGCCTCGCTGCGACCGCCGCCGTATTGACTTTTTTCCGCAAATCCACTACCTTTAAGCCTCGCACCGACCCACCGGCCCCGGTTGCTCGCCCCGAACTTCGTCGGCCTCGAAACAATCGAAATAAAGGATCGACCTTGCCTTTAGAAATTACCGATTACCCCCTGGGCATCCGTCTCTGGCCGAGCGAGCTTCGCCACGGCCGTCAGTCCATTCGCGAGGGGTATTGTTTCTCCCCCATGGAAAGCACCGCCGACTGCTTCCGCTTCACCGCCCTCGCCGGGGCCGAAAAGGTTGCCGCCATTTTCCGCTCCTTCGCCTCCTGCCTGCCTGACGAGGCCTTCCTGATCCTGGAGTTCTACGATGAGCCGGCGCCGCAGCAGAGCGAGGAGCAGCCGGTGCCAACCGTCTACTATTCCCCCTACCTGCCCAAGGAAGAGCTCCTCGCCACTCTCGAGCCGTACCTTCCACGTCTCATCCATGACGGCTTCGTCGGCTTCGGCCTGGCCAACAATCGCGCCGGACTAGAACTTTTCTACTCGGAGGAAAAGGTCTTGACCTGCTTCGCCGGCAACCACATCCGCGTCATGAATCTGCTGGCCCGGCACGGACTGCAACACGATCCGCAGATTCTTATTCCTACCGACCTCGGGCACGACCATCTCTCGCTGCTCTGTCACCCCCGCGGAGCCCTGCCACAGCCGTTTGCCGCCATGAGCGAGGGGGAACTGGATTACGTTCAGTTCTGCAGCGAGTTGACCGAACTGCTCGACATGTATCAGGTGGAAGAGACCCTCTCCTTTTTTCTTTCCGAGCGGGAGCAGGACGCCATCGAATCGTGTCTCATGTCGCATGAGCAGTTTGCGGAATTTGCCGAGGAGGATTTCGGCAGCCTGCTTCTCGACTGGAACGACTTTGTCGACGAATGCGAAGCGGGCTTCGAGGGGGACCTCTGGGAGTACCGGCAGGGACTCAAGCTGCGCGACGTGATTCAACACGTCGCCGAAGCCGTGCCGGCCGTTTTGGGCGAAAAGATTTTCGAGATCGTCGCAGATGCGGATAACCGGTTGCGCAAGAATATGATCGATGTTCGCAAGCGCCTCGATCCACCGGCCGAAATCCGTGCCCGCGACGATCATTTCTGGTACCGGGGCATGGTCCGCAACCAGGGCGTCTATCTGCGGCGGGACCTCATTCGCCAAGGGTGGTACAAGCCTTAAAATCAGGCCCGGCGCACGCGGCTAAAGGCTATGGGAGACCACCGTTTCCGGGCCTTGTGTGTCGGTTTTCCTATTGCCTCGAGCCTCGAGCCTCGAGCCTCGGGCCTTTGTTATGATCGCACTAATCGCCGCCGTCCCACTCGAAACCGAGCTGCTGCGCCGCAGCCTCGCCCCCTGCGAGGTGCGCCGCTGCTACGGCTACGACCTCTATCGCGGCAGCAATTTTGGTCGCCCGTTGTGTTTGCTGCACAGTGGCGTCGGCAAGGCAAGCGCGGCGGCGGCGGCCACGGCCCTGCTCGCCGCGTGCCGGCCGGCGGCCCTGATCATGCTGGGATGCGGCGGGGCTTATCCCGGCAGCGGCTTGGCGGTGGGCGACCTGGCCCTGGCCACCACCGAAATTTACGGCGATGAGGGGGTCCTCACCCCCACCGGCTTTCTCGATCTGGAAGCGATCGGCCTGCCGCTGGTTGAAAGGGACGGCATACAACTGTTCAACCGCCTTCCCGTCGACCCGCAGTTGCTCGAGCGGGCCAGACCGCTGCTGGCCCAGGCGGCGGACGCCGCTGCGCGGCGACTGGTCGAAGGCCCGTTTGTCACCGTCTCCACCGGCTCGGGAACCGCCATCGCCGGTGCGCAAATCGCCCGGCGCACCGACGGCATCTGCGAAAACATGGAGGGAGCGGCGGTCGCCCAGGTTTGTGCCCACCAGCAAGTCCCCTTTCTCGAACTGCGCGGCATTTCCAACCTGGTCGAGGACCGCGACCCTGCGCGCTGGGACCTGAAGGCCGGGGCGGAAACCGCCCAACGGGCGGTCCAGGCGCTGCTGGCCGGCTGGCACGGCGGCAAGGTCCCGGCATGAACCGCGTCCTGACTCTCGGCTATTCTCCCTGCCCCAACGACACCTTCATCTTCTACGCCCTGGTGCACGGCAGGGTAGCCCTTCCCGGCTGTACGCTGCAGGAGCGCCTTGAAGACGTCGAGACCCTCAACACCCTGGCTCTCCAAGGAGCGCTCGACCTCACCAAGATCTCCTACCATGCTTTTGCGCACCTGCGCCGGGACTACTGCCTGCTGAAAAGCGGCGGAGCGCTCGGACGAGGCTGCGGACCGCTGGTGGTGGCACGGCGGGAAGCCACGATGGAGAGTCTGCGCGGCAAGCGCCTCGCCATACCCGGTCGACTGACCACCGCCAATCTGCTGCTGCAGCTTTATGGGGAGGGGTTCGACAACCTTCTCGTCCTCCCCTTTCACCGGATCATGGCAGCGGTCGCCGAGGGAGAAGCCGATGCCGGTGTGATCATTCACGAGTCGCGCTTCACCTTTCGCCAGCACGGATTGCAGCAGGTGCTCGATCTCGGGCAGTGGTGGGAGGAGGAAACCGGCCTGCCGATCCCGCTGGGCGGCATCCTCGCCCGGCGCGCTCTCGGCGCCAAACTGATCGCCGGCATCGATGCCGCCCTGCGCGCCAGCGTCGATTATGCTTTCGCCCATCCCGAAGAACCAGGAAGTTACATCAAGAAGCATTCGCAGGAGCTTTCCGATCCGGTGATCGAGAGCCACATCGGTCTCTATGTCAATGACTTTTCCCGCGACCTCGGCGAGGAGGGTCGGCTGGCGATCGAGATTCTGTTCAGCCGTGCCGCGGCCCGCGGTATCATCCCTCCCTGCGATCTTCCCCTCTTTGCGTCCTGAGCATTCCCCGACCGGACAACCGTTCCGTTTCTCTTTCCTCCCCGTGGCGAAACTTGAAAAATCCCAGTTTCAGGCGCAATTGCGACCTAATTACCAGAAGACAGGGTTTGTCAATGGTCCGACCACCCAGCCAGGCAAAAAAATTCTTTGATTTTTCCTCCTTTCCCCTTTACATGCAGGCTTTCAATTCAGAATACCGATCTATTTCTAAATACAGCCGCAATATTGCTGATTTGGGTAATTTGACAGCAATGTTCGCAATTTTTTTCATGGGTGCATTCTAATTACAAACCAGCGGTCTACACCATAAAACAAAAATCAAATGCAACATGCTGTTTTATCAATATTTTTTACCTATTTGCTATTGCAACAGGTCACTTGCTGGTTTAGACTTCAAGCGTAATTGATAATTTAAACCACATGCAGCACAAGGAGAATGGCCATGAGGTGTCCCGTTTGCAAAAGCCATGAGTATGTCGAGATGGACCTGCATGCCGCTGGGTTCGCCGAAGAGATCGTTACCTGCAAGATCTGCGGTTCGATATGGTCTGTCAATCACGGCGTAACCGAAGTCGTCAAGGATGCCCAGAAAAACTCGTTTATGGGGGCCATTTCCGAATGTGTTGAGGCGGACGATTACAGCTGGGCGGTGTAAATCTGCCAAAAGCTAAATAGCAAACCCCGCCGTGATGCTGGCGGGGTTGTGTTGTACCAGACGAGGGTTCCCCACCGCAGGGGGGAACCCTTTTTGTTTTTTGCCTGGAGATCAGAGTACCGCCTTGAGGTACTCGGCAGTGCAGGTACGCTTCTCCTTCTCGACCGCCTTCGGATCCACTTCGACGAATTTCTCGTCCGGGGTGATTTTGAAGAGCGGCTGCCCCTTGGAGACGATGGTGCCGTCGCCGCCTTCGATCAGAATCTTGTCGATAGTGCCGGAGAAGGGGGCGTAGATCTTGTTGAACATCTTCATGACTTCGATGATGTAAAGCGGCTGCCCCTTCTCGAAATGCATCCCCTCATGAACGAAGGCCGGCATCCCCGGAGCTTCCTGGGCATAGTACATGCCGCCGCAGAACGATACGATTTCGTCCGCCTTGGTGGACGGCGGCGGCACCAGCACCTTTTTCATCCGCGCCTGCAGGTCGGGATCGGTCAGATATTCCGGGATGGTGATTTCCAGATCCTCTTCGACGCGCAGATCCCAGAACCTCGTGTTCTCGGCAATCAGGAAGGGGATGCCGATCAGTTCGAGGCCCGCCTCGAATCCGTAATGGGCGGAACGGATCTGCTGCCAGCTCTCCGCATCGAACCCACCCTGCGGGCTGTCCTCTTTCAGCAGTTCGTTGAGCTTGAAGTACTCGTCCTTGCTGAATCCGAACTTCTCGCGCAGGGTGGCGTAGAACCGCAGTCCCCTTTGCAACAGTTCGAGGTCATGGCTCCAGATCACCTCGGCGGCAGGCTCTTCCGCCCGGAAGTCCATATTGAGATAGGCGTAGGTCTCCTCGAGAATGACCAACGGATTGCGCAGGAAAACCACCTTGCCGTTGCCGAGGCGGAAGTTTTTCCGGTTCAGGCTCAGCCAGCCGGCGAGCAGATGCGGATCGGCCAGGAGGGCCTCCATGGGACGGGTCAGCAGGGTCCCCTTGCGGTCAAGCAGTTCGGAGATGTTCTTGAGCTCCTTGCCCAGCACCTCGGGCTGGTCGGCAAACTGGTCGGAAACCAGCTTGGCGTAATATTTCTTCATCTGCAGGAAGGCATACACCGGATCGAGCTTGTTGGCTTCCTCCTTGAGCGTACCGACCAGGGTGAGATAGGGGACGACGAAACGGGTGGTCGGCTTGGCGTTGACATTGCGGCCGATAAACCAGTTGACCAGGCCGTAGTGGAATTCGAGGTTGGTGGCCAGATCGGTACCACGGATCTTGGTGTTGCAGATCACCCTGGACAGATACTGATAGCTGTCGAGACGATCCTCGCCCTTGGTCAGCAGCAGGGCGATATTGGAGTCATAGGCGCCGGCCACCTTGTAGCGCATGAACAGGCCGGTGTCCGGATTCACCATGCAGATTCCCTGGTCGTCACGGATTTCACCCTCAAGGGGTTTGGACCAGTAACGGATCATGCCGCCGGCATGGGGCGAAAGGGAAGCGTCAGTTGCGTTGAGCCGGGCTTCGGCGGCCGCGCCGAATCGGGTGATCCGCTCGGGCTTGGGCAGACGCTCCTTGTGGCGGGCCAGTAGGGCCATCGCTTCGACCAGCGACTCGACGATGAAATAGTCGCCGGGGTTATTGGGATTGGTGAACTTCAGGCTGTAGCAGAGTTCGGTGACCCGATGTTCCACCTGGATGCGGGTGTTGACCTCCATGAAATAATACCGGTCGCGGTCGACGATGCACTCGAAGGTGGAGGCTGAGTCGAGTCCTACCGCCTGGCCGAAGCGCGCCGCATCCTCTTCCATCCGCTTGAGAACCTTCAGGTCGCTCTCCAGTACCCTGGCTTCGACCTCCCGACCTTCGGCCCTGGCCTTCTCGATGGCGGCCGCCAAACCCTCCTGGGTGACGGAGACCTCCAGCAGCTTCTGCTCGTGCATCTGCAGTGAGCAGTCGCGGCCGCCGAGGGAGACGCACCACTGGCCGTTGCCGAGGAGCTGGATTTCATTGTGACGGGTCTGCTCGATGTTGAGTTCGATGAGGACGTTCTTGTTGTCGCCGATCCCGGTGGCCTTCACTTCGTTGAGAATTTCCCGGACCATGCCGGGGGCGTCGGCAGCAGCCTTGGCGATCTGGGCGGCACTGGGGTTTTTGGCCGTGAGCAGAGAGGCGCCCAGAATCCGCTGCCCCTTGCCGCCGCCGCCGCCGATCGCCTTGAGGCGAATACGGCTCTGGGGGTTCTGTTTGAACATCTCGGCCACATCGGCCTGTACCTGGGCGCAGAGCTCTTCAACCGAGAAGAGGTCGATCCCCTTGGCGTAGGAGGCGAACAAAATATGGTCGGCCAGTGTCTCCAGCGCGACCTTCTTGTCCTTGAGCATCTTTTCGTCGCAGGCAAGCCCTTCGGCCTTGACGAGAGCCAGCAGCTGCTCGCGGCCGGGATGCTTTTTCAGCAGGGTGCGGGCGGTAACGTTGTTGATGCCCGGGGTGACGCTGACGTTGACGCCGAGCGCGGTTCGCTTGGCCTCGTCTTTCTTGCCGGCGCTCGCCTGGGTGGCGGCACAGGGGCCGATGAACTTGAGCCCGGCCTTTTCGATGGCGGCAACGAACTCCTCATCCTCGGCCATGAAACCGTAACCGGCAAAGACCGAGTCGTAGCCGTTGTCCCTGGCGGTCCGGATGATCTGGTTGATCCGCTCCACCCGCTCCTCCTTGCTGGCCCCGGAGTAATCGGGCACCCGGTGGACACGGGTCGAGTCGGTCAGCTTGCGCAGTTCGGGCGCCAGGGCGTTCGGATAGACGATGGAGTCCTTTTCCGACAGCAGGATGCCGTAATGGGTAATCCCCATCTCCTCGTAGACATCCATGGCCTCCTTGCGGATGGGGCCGCGGCAGACGATGAGCGGCTTCAGGTCCTCACAGGCAAATGAGCGCACCCACTCGGAGGATGACTGGCTCAGGCGGCGGTCCCGATGAATCAACGGGTTGTTTTTGTAGTAATCGATATTCTGCGTCACCGGCCGGAGTCTGTCCTTGTAGCCTTCGATAGCCTTCAACTGCGGCCGCGCAGTATCCTTTTTAATTTTCTGTGCCATGGGTTTCATCTCCAATCAGATCCCTTTGGTCGTTAATCCCGTCGGTGATTAATGGAACTCGCGCTGGATGCCGCCCATCGGCGAGGGCTTGTAGTGCCTGAGGAAGAAGTTCAGGTTCTCACCAAGGACCTTGCGCAGGTCGGTGGGCATGACGATGGAGGAGATGGAGCCCAAAGCGAGACCTTCCTTCGGATTCATCAGCTCTTTTTCGTAACGCAGGTTGAGCTGGGCCTCGCTCGCCCTGAGCCACTCGGCCGCCTCTTTCTCCGCGTCCCTTTTGGCCTCTTCGCCATCCATGCCGGCGGCCACCCGCTCGTGGACTCCCTGCTTCACCCGATCGGGGATGGCACTGCGCAGTTTTCGCAGTTCGTCCTTGTAGACGAACTCCTTGCCGGCCGGACCCATGACCGCCAGGCGGGTGGTCGGCAGCGCCAGCACCAGGTCGGCGCCGGTCGGATAGTTGTTGTAGGAGGCGTAGGCGCCGCCGAAGGCGTTGCGCAGGATCAGCAGGATGCGGGGGGTGCGTACATCGACGATGGCATCGAGCATGGAGCGCCCGGCCTGGACGATGCCGCGGGCCTCCTGCTCGCGGCCCGGCAAAAAGCCGGTGGTGTCTTCCATGAAGATGAGCGGGACATTGTAGATGTTGCAGAAGCGGACGAAGCGGGCGATCTTGGTGGCCGAATCGCAATCGATCTGCCCGGAGGCCACCGCACTGTTGTTGGCGACGAAGCCGACGACGTTGCCGCCCAGGCGGCCGAAAGCCGTAACGACTTCGCGGGCCCGCTCCGGTTGGATCTCGAAGTAGTCGCCGTGATCGCAGATCTGCTGGATGATGATCGACACGTCGAAGGGGGTATTGAAGCCGGTCGGCGAGTTGAAGGCTTTCTTGAGCAGGGTGTTGATCTCCCAGGTCTTGCGGTCGAGGGGGTCGCTGGTCGCCTGGAAGGGGGCCAACACGCTGTTGTTGTCGGGGAGATAGCTGAGCAGCCGGACGGCGGTGCGCAGGGCGGCGACTTCGTCGGTGACGGTGAGGTCGACGACGCCGGACTTGCCGTGGACCTTCGGCCCGCCCAACTCTTCCGGGGTAATATCCTCCCCGAGGACCGACTTGACGACCCCCGGTCCGGTGAGGCCGAAGAAGGTGTCGTTGGGTTGGATGAGAAAGCTCCCCTGGCGGGGGAGGTAGCTGCCGCCGCCGGCGTTGAAGCCGAACATGCACATGATTGAGGGCACCACGCCGCTGATCTTGCGCAGGGCGGTGAACGCCTCGGCATAGCCGTCGAGGCCGCCGACCCCGGCCGGGACGAAGGCGCCGGCGCTGTCGTTCATGCCGATCAGGGGGATTCCCTTCTCGCCGGCCATCTGGAAGAGGCGGGCCAGCTTGCTGCCGTTGGTGGCGTCGATGGAACCGGCGCGGACGGTGAAATCGTGGCCGTAGAGGGCCACGTCGCGGCCGCCGATGTTGAGGATGCCGGTGACCAGGGAGGCCCCGTCCAGGTTCTTGCCCCAGTTCTGGAACAGGATGTTGGGCTCCTGATCGGTGAGGACGCGGATTCTCTCCCAGACGGTCATCCGCTTCTTGAAATGCTGCTTCTCAATCTGGTCGATCTTGACCGACTTGATGGGGCGCTCCATCAGTTCGTGGCCTTCCTGCATCGCCGCTTCATAGCCGCCCGCCACGCCGGCAATCTCGCCAGGGATAGTGAATTCGACTTTCTCGGGTGGATCAAATGGATTTTTCAGTGAAGGCTTAATCGCTTTTTTTGACATTTCGGTCATCCCTCTGATGATTGGAATTTACTTCCCGGAAAGTAGCGGCCCGCGCTACGACCGGCCAGCCTGTCGACTGCAAATGCCTGAAACGGGGAAATCCGGATCTGGGCCACCTAAAACATTGTTTCTCGAAAACCCCACTACAAAACAAAAAACTCGCCGAATTGTCAAGAAAATTTTT from Desulfuromonadales bacterium encodes:
- a CDS encoding carboxyl transferase domain-containing protein, producing MSKKAIKPSLKNPFDPPEKVEFTIPGEIAGVAGGYEAAMQEGHELMERPIKSVKIDQIEKQHFKKRMTVWERIRVLTDQEPNILFQNWGKNLDGASLVTGILNIGGRDVALYGHDFTVRAGSIDATNGSKLARLFQMAGEKGIPLIGMNDSAGAFVPAGVGGLDGYAEAFTALRKISGVVPSIMCMFGFNAGGGSYLPRQGSFLIQPNDTFFGLTGPGVVKSVLGEDITPEELGGPKVHGKSGVVDLTVTDEVAALRTAVRLLSYLPDNNSVLAPFQATSDPLDRKTWEINTLLKKAFNSPTGFNTPFDVSIIIQQICDHGDYFEIQPERAREVVTAFGRLGGNVVGFVANNSAVASGQIDCDSATKIARFVRFCNIYNVPLIFMEDTTGFLPGREQEARGIVQAGRSMLDAIVDVRTPRILLILRNAFGGAYASYNNYPTGADLVLALPTTRLAVMGPAGKEFVYKDELRKLRSAIPDRVKQGVHERVAAGMDGEEAKRDAEKEAAEWLRASEAQLNLRYEKELMNPKEGLALGSISSIVMPTDLRKVLGENLNFFLRHYKPSPMGGIQREFH